A portion of the Drosophila innubila isolate TH190305 chromosome 3L unlocalized genomic scaffold, UK_Dinn_1.0 0_D_3L, whole genome shotgun sequence genome contains these proteins:
- the LOC117786825 gene encoding uncharacterized protein LOC117786825, with the protein MVIPLLQCLEPRYVVNTDYCRIPDPDPYSADVLKEFRRGKYEPCTKLQPLTWVEYNESSQRYVLSINESAYQWYLKLDLELSVPAPATLKCCYMDVQRVNEQEVELGSCRDFQRSVQLPNDTDSFIVECYARGKLIYTNGHATVPERSELRQRLNRWKQTDERAPSVLMIGIDTVSRLNLKRAMPKTYTYLRAKDWFELSGYNKIGDNTLPNLLALLTGLNLSSITEQCDPHKVAALDRCEFLWQLYRNLGYVTAFGEDDVPINTFNYQLKGFHKSPVDYYMRPYLMAAEQWLDMSEQQDQEQQICLGYEHASEHVYNYALEFTRRYRNDSFFGFFWTNTHSHGSHISRTSAMDNYMTSYLERLVQQDTMEHTIVVLLSDHGMRLGSTRLGSLGWLEERLPFLFIWLPEYLRQSHPEFVQALQLNGHRLSNPYDLHATLKHILVLSGRHNSTSLDGAKDCPNCQSLLLPLSLNRSCADVAIADHWCTCWSYREYTSNSSSSSVDQQMAQLAFNYISNLIAESRLIRNLYGFKPASLAGISKSLVAVPNKADDPRVSIHRLQITTQPRNIVYEVTIRYNSSSKDIFVSDVSRLGSIYK; encoded by the exons ATGGTTATTCCACTGCTGCAGTGTCTGGAACCACGTTACGTAGTGAACACGGATTACTGTCGGATTCCGGATCCCGATCCCTACAGCGCCGATGTCTTGAAGGAATTCCGCCGTGGCAAGTACGAACCTTGCACCAAGCTGCAACCGCTGACTTGGGTGGAGTACAATGAATCCTCTCAGCGTTACGTGCTGAGCATCAATGAGAGTGCCTATCAGTGGTATCTGAAGTTGGATCTGGAGCTGAGCGTGCCAGCTCCGGCTACACTCAAGTGTTGCTACATGGATGTACAACGTGTCAACGAACAGGAAGTGGAGCTGGGCAGCTGTAGGGACTTTCAGCGCAGTGTCCAATTGCCCAATGACACCGATAGCTTCATCGTGGAGTGCTATGCAAGGGGGAAACTGATCTATACCAATGGCCATGCCACAGTTCCAGAGCGTAGTGAGCTGCGGCAGCGTCTGAATCGTTGGAAGCAGACGGATGAACGTGCTCCAAGTGTGCTTATGATTGGCATTGATACCGTTTCCCGGTTGAATCTAAAACGCGCCATGCCCAAGACTTATACATATCTGCGTGCCAAGGATTGGTTCGAGTTGTCCGGCTACAATAAG ATTGGTGACAACACATTGCCCAATCTGCTGGCCTTGTTGACGGGTCTCAATCTAAGCAGCATTACGGAGCAGTGTGATCCTCATAAAGTCGCCGCCTTGGACAGATGCGAGTTCCTCTGGCAGCTGTATCGGAATCTGGGCTATGTGACCGCCTTTGGTGAGGATGATGTGCCCATCAATACGTTTAACTACCAGCTAAAAGGATTCCACAAATCTCCTGTGGATTACTATATGCGTCCTTATTTGATGGCCGCCGAGCAGTGGCTGGACATGAGCGAGCAGCAGGATCAGGAGCAGCAGATATGTCTGGGCTACGAACACGCCTCGGAGCATGTCTATAACTATGCACTGGAATTTACAAGACGCTATCGCAACGATAGCTTCTTTGGCTTCTTCTGGACAAACACCCATAGTCATGGTTCCCACATCTCACGGACCAGCGCCATGGATAACTATATGACCAGCTATCTGGAGCGTCTGGTGCAGCAGGACACCATGGAGCACACGATTGTGGTGCTGCTGAGTGATCATGGCATGCGTCTGGGCTCCACACGACTGGGCAGCCTCGGCTGGCTGGAGGAGCGTCTGCCATTCCTCTTTATCTGGCTGCCAGAGTATTTAAGGCAATCGCATCCTGAATTTGTCCAGGCACTGCAACTCAATGGACATCGTCTGAGCAATCCCTATGATCTGCATGCCACGCTCAAACACATCCTGGTGCTGTCCGGTCGTCACAACTCGACATCATTGGACGGTGCCAAGGATTGTCCCAATTGCCAGAGTCTCCTGCTTCCGCTGTCTCTCAACAGAAGCTGTGCGGATGTCGCCATTGCGGATCACTGGTGCACCTGTTGGTCCTACCGGGAATACACCTCaaactcctcctcctcctccgtcGATCAGCAGATGGCGCAGCTCGCtttcaattacatttcaaATCTAATTGCTGAGAGCCGATTAATCCGAAATCTCTACGGTTTTAAGCCAGCGTCTCTCGCAGGCATCTCGAAATCCCTTGTTGCAGTCCCTAATAAAGCTGATGATCCTCGTGTGTCCATCCATCGCCTACAGATTACCACACAGCCCAGGAACATTGTCTACGAGGTCACCATACGCTACAATTCCAGCTCCAAGGATATTTTTGTTAGCGATGTCAGTCGTCTAGGttccatttataaataa
- the LOC117787694 gene encoding uncharacterized protein LOC117787694 translates to MRVKFNVCRLTLLSLILGCCLLSETHGYCSLEKMKTFAREACERLFQQDEGRERRSLDYNHHHHHHHHANELSHGKSHKNHHFIGRSSFPKGGYLKVSKTHYHQLMSLDVRPRYKPRKLSQDMKYRFKRDNSNKIYKNISYCCYNDCDEEFFC, encoded by the exons atgCGAGTAAAG TTCAATGTGTGCCGCTTGACGCTTCTCTCCCTGATCCTTGGCTGCTGTCTGCTGAGCGAGACACATGGCTACTGTTCTCTGGAGAAGATGAAGACGTTTGCGAGAGAGGCCTGTGAGCGACTGTTCCAGCAGGATGAGGGCAGAGAAAGACGCTCCTTGGACtacaatcatcatcatcatcatcatcatcatgcgAATGAATTGTCAC ATGGTAAATCGCATAAAAATCATCACTTTATTGGGCGTAGCAGCTTCCCGAAAGGAGGCTATCTCAAGGTCAGTAAGACGCACTATCATCAGCTGATGAGTCTGGATGTGCGACCCCGTTACAAGCCCCGCAAGCTCTCCCAGGACATGAAGTACCGTTTCAAGCGCGACAACTCCAATAAGATCTACAAAAACATCTCCTACTGTTGCTACAATGATTGCGATGAGGAATTCTTCTGTTGA
- the LOC117789136 gene encoding probable malonyl-CoA-acyl carrier protein transacylase, mitochondrial, giving the protein MFAAKTRNLVRKTHLPGNWSWCRWSSSSSAANTTAETEANANKRQQLINELAEPLETGHNRATIDPKETSIVLFPGQGTQYVGMAKELLRFPGARRIFELANDVLKYDLLKICLEGPRDKLNRTEYAQLAVMVSSLAALEQLREERPKAIENCVAAAGFSLGEITALVYAGALPFDKALKLVQVRANAMQVACDQRPGAMAMTIYGPDTNLGEACAKAQQWCLDRGVESPYCGIANYMYPHCKVIAGNVEAIEFLEHNAKSLKIRRIKRLPVSGAFHTPLMASAVEPFSKALSAIRLQDPIIRVYSNVDGKPYKHATHILRQLPKQIVRPVKWEQTLHTVYERQQGVQFPRTFECGPGKGLLQVLEKVNAKAAQSAHNVLA; this is encoded by the coding sequence atgtTTGCCGCGAAAACACGTAATTTAGTGCGTAAAACGCATCTGCCTGGCAACTGGAGCTGGTGCcgctggagcagcagcagcagcgcggCAAACACAACAGCAGAAACagaagcaaatgcaaataaaaggCAACAATTGATCAATGAGCTGGCGGAACCTCTGGAAACTGGCCACAATCGAGCCACAATTGATCCCAAGGAGACGAGTATAGTGCTGTTTCCCGGCCAGGGCACACAGTATGTGGGCATGGCCAAGGAACTGCTGCGTTTTCCCGGCGCCCGTCGCATCTTTGAGCTGGCCAACGATGTGCTCAAATACGACCTGCTGAAGATCTGTCTGGAAGGACCACGGGATAAACTCAATCGCACGGAGTATGCGCAACTGGCCGTGATGGTCTCCTCGCTGGCGGCACTGGAGCAACTGCGTGAGGAGCGACCCAAGGCCATTGAGAATTGTGTGGCTGCCGCCGGCTTCAGTCTGGGCGAGATCACAGCATTGGTCTATGCTGGGGCGCTGCCTTTTGATAAGGCACTGAAGCTGGTGCAGGTGCGTGCCAATGCCATGCAGGTGGCCTGTGACCAGAGACCCGGCGCCATGGCCATGACCATCTATGGACCGGATACCAATCTGGGTGAAGCGTGCGCCAAGGCGCAACAATGGTGCCTAGATCGTGGCGTGGAGTCACCATACTGTGGCATTGCCAACTACATGTATCCGCATTGCAAGGTCATCGCTGGCAACGTGGAGGCCATTGAGTTTCTGGAGCACAATGCCAAATCTCTAAAGATACGCCGGATAAAACGCTTGCCTGTGAGCGGCGCCTTTCATACGCCTTTAATGGCCAGTGCCGTGGAACCCTTCAGCAAGGCGTTGAGTGCCATACGTCTGCAGGATCCCATCATCAGAGTCTACTCCAATGTGGATGGCAAGCCATACAAGCATGCCACGCACATTCTACGGCAATTGCCCAAACAGATTGTCCGTCCAGTCAAATGGGAGCAGACACTGCACACGGTCTACGAGCGGCAACAAGGCGTCCAGTTCCCACGCACCTTCGAGTGCGGTCCCGGCAAGGGATTGCTCCAGGTGCTGGAGAAGGTCAACGCCAAGGCGGCACAAAGCGCTCACAATGTTTTAGCTTAA